From Oscillospiraceae bacterium, a single genomic window includes:
- a CDS encoding DUF3847 domain-containing protein, with the protein MSQPKPDKLTALEEKIEQLEKQKKQKEHDRKTRTKRLIERGAILEGLIPKSEDYTNDQIQAFLKRTLDNDFARKALRQINLTRHPKQRHKPTEYATARCACHPA; encoded by the coding sequence ATGTCACAACCCAAACCCGACAAACTCACCGCGCTAGAGGAAAAAATCGAACAGCTAGAAAAGCAGAAAAAGCAAAAGGAACATGACCGCAAGACGCGAACAAAACGGCTCATCGAGCGCGGGGCAATTTTGGAGGGGCTCATTCCCAAATCCGAAGACTACACCAACGACCAAATCCAAGCCTTTCTAAAACGCACCCTAGACAACGATTTTGCCCGAAAAGCCTTACGACAAATCAACCTCACCCGACACCCAAAACAACGCCACAAGCCCACAGAATACGCCACGGCAAGGTGCGCCTGCCACCCCGCTTGA
- a CDS encoding MobA/MobL family protein, which translates to MLPDHAPREYQDRAILWNAVEKIEKAKNSQLAREVQFALPKELTAEQNLALVREYVQRHFVSVGMCADFAIHDTKKGNPHVHIMLTTRPIEPCGKWGGKQKKEYILDKNSEKIYNKKTRQYKCKSIPATDWNEQTKAEVWREGWAVAVNAELERHNHAERVDHRSYERQGIDKVPTVHLGTAAHQMERKGIRTERGNINRAIEITNQNLRQLKAQIGKLQKWLNELPKEPSLAEVMQAIFNRRSGLRHLKYSAEILAFLQGNKIRDMAGLDEKLTQMYATQFDLRDKLKPIERRLKALDEHLTQAAAYRKTKSPQSKAYLDRHLNGRKVIPIKSWRTERERLLADKQALNQQYQTLKRETDNAYKIKRGVYDIMQAEQRTTAHEMER; encoded by the coding sequence ATGCTACCCGACCACGCCCCACGAGAATATCAAGACCGCGCCATACTGTGGAACGCAGTAGAGAAAATCGAGAAAGCGAAAAACTCACAGCTTGCGCGGGAGGTACAATTTGCCCTGCCCAAAGAATTGACAGCCGAGCAAAACCTAGCCCTTGTGCGCGAGTATGTGCAACGCCATTTTGTCAGCGTGGGAATGTGTGCCGATTTTGCCATTCACGACACGAAAAAGGGCAACCCTCATGTCCACATCATGCTAACGACCCGCCCCATCGAGCCGTGCGGAAAGTGGGGCGGCAAACAGAAAAAGGAGTATATCCTTGACAAGAACAGCGAGAAAATCTACAACAAAAAAACGCGACAATACAAATGCAAATCAATCCCCGCCACCGATTGGAACGAGCAGACCAAAGCCGAAGTTTGGCGGGAGGGTTGGGCGGTTGCCGTCAACGCCGAACTCGAACGCCACAACCACGCCGAGCGCGTAGACCATCGGAGCTACGAACGGCAGGGCATAGACAAAGTGCCGACTGTTCACCTCGGCACGGCGGCGCACCAAATGGAGCGAAAGGGCATTCGCACCGAGCGCGGCAATATCAATCGCGCAATCGAAATCACAAATCAGAATTTGCGCCAACTCAAAGCACAGATTGGTAAACTCCAAAAATGGCTAAACGAACTACCCAAAGAGCCAAGCCTTGCCGAAGTCATGCAAGCAATTTTCAACCGCCGAAGTGGGCTACGCCACTTGAAATACTCCGCCGAGATTTTGGCGTTTTTGCAAGGCAACAAAATCCGCGACATGGCGGGACTGGATGAAAAACTCACGCAGATGTACGCGACTCAGTTTGACCTCCGCGACAAGCTAAAGCCCATCGAGCGGCGGCTAAAGGCTTTGGACGAACACCTCACGCAAGCGGCGGCATATCGCAAGACGAAATCCCCACAATCAAAAGCCTACCTTGACCGCCACCTCAACGGCAGAAAAGTTATCCCCATCAAGTCATGGCGCACGGAGCGGGAGCGGTTGCTTGCCGACAAGCAAGCCCTCAATCAACAGTACCAAACCCTCAAACGCGAAACCGACAACGCCTACAAAATCAAGCGCGGCGTGTACGACATCATGCAAGCCGAACAGCGCACCACGGCGCACGAAATGGAGCGGTAG
- a CDS encoding peptidoglycan DD-metalloendopeptidase family protein, whose protein sequence is MRLQSHSVANRKISPGERITLGVNTGNIPQTQQWGFFRVPPYPTGTNATKSTRAQFRIATSHIRYMFDRTSAEPRNRISSRYGPRPGVNPINHLGVDFAGNGVNRFTEIRAVYHGRVVWRSTSSSADTGFAIAYELDDVICLVTRRQLIVIKMHLQDNPDVAGTNRPRLVVGSRVVPGQIVGRVGSTGNTGGNPHLCFEVTNAPSGNIWNTSGTHARGYSNRINPLYLFYPRITFTDGSQSSTQCRFWDEEARYRADNNGRTTSCINNSTSCVARIERDGGHDRRRY, encoded by the coding sequence ATGCGTTTGCAATCACATTCCGTAGCCAATAGGAAAATTTCGCCGGGTGAGCGTATTACACTAGGCGTAAATACTGGCAATATTCCGCAAACTCAGCAATGGGGTTTTTTTAGAGTGCCGCCATACCCGACAGGAACTAATGCAACCAAATCCACGCGAGCTCAATTTCGTATTGCTACAAGCCATATTCGGTATATGTTCGACCGAACGTCAGCCGAACCTCGCAATCGCATATCATCACGGTATGGCCCAAGACCGGGGGTTAACCCTATAAACCATCTAGGAGTTGATTTTGCAGGGAATGGTGTAAACAGATTTACAGAAATCCGTGCTGTCTATCATGGCAGAGTAGTTTGGCGTAGTACTAGTTCAAGTGCCGATACGGGCTTTGCCATTGCATATGAACTTGATGACGTTATCTGCTTGGTAACGCGCCGACAGTTAATTGTTATCAAAATGCACCTGCAAGATAATCCAGATGTTGCCGGAACAAATAGACCTCGCCTTGTTGTAGGTTCCAGAGTAGTTCCAGGCCAAATTGTTGGTCGTGTGGGGTCGACCGGAAATACAGGCGGCAATCCACATTTGTGTTTTGAGGTTACTAACGCACCAAGTGGAAATATTTGGAACACTAGCGGCACCCATGCCAGAGGATATTCCAATCGTATTAACCCGCTATATCTGTTTTACCCACGCATCACGTTTACTGATGGTTCTCAATCATCAACGCAATGCAGATTTTGGGATGAAGAAGCTAGATATAGAGCCGATAACAACGGCAGAACCACATCATGTATAAACAATAGCACATCATGCGTAGCGCGTATTGAACGCGATGGTGGACATGACAGAAGACGCTACTAA
- a CDS encoding SAM-dependent methyltransferase — MIKREANFDVYINGLLTAAKIEFSVQGSTVLDIDNALKTASKRQTGKGGYPEFVAVVGEFVLVGENKPERSLLCQRDSEGNISLEVKATEDYAVNGALWYAKHIVENTSYKKVFAFGNAGDSKHHILQPLFVGIDGVVELDEVQTFENFSAENIEEYYRRIVLGETPPEDIQLGEVLKHAKTLHEYLRTFGSLGEDEKPLVVSAILLALREEKEKNFQLDSLNGDIHVTDGSKLFKALESCFARAQVSPQTKRDRILNQFTLIKDRPKLNAKVKTLGDKTPLRYFTEFIRENIFNAVISNSGEDFLGRFYSEFVSYSGGDGQALGVVLTPGHTTDLFCDLVDLKPDDVLFDPCCGTGGFLVAGMYRLLEMAADEHAKNHVKANQIHGVEDREDMFAIATTNMIFRGDGRSNLQCGDFFTFESSKLQIDTEATVGLMNPPYSQGSKEHPSLYEICFIRHLLDSLLKGGRAAVIVPVSTMIGKSKEEKEIKKELLKRHTLEGVISCNKNTFYGVGTVPCIAVFTCGKPHDKNKIVKFINFEDDGFVVKKHIGLVETPRAVSQKKLLLDCWHGRTEDVPSKFMVQTKIEDTDEWIHAFYYYNDEVPTEQDFMNSIADYLTFEFNMITHGRGYLFGEGGDNA; from the coding sequence ATGATAAAGCGTGAGGCGAATTTTGATGTATACATAAATGGACTGCTCACCGCCGCAAAAATCGAATTTTCGGTACAGGGCAGCACCGTTCTTGACATAGACAACGCATTAAAAACGGCATCTAAAAGACAAACAGGCAAGGGCGGCTATCCCGAATTTGTCGCGGTAGTAGGCGAGTTTGTTTTGGTGGGTGAAAACAAGCCCGAGCGTAGCCTGCTCTGCCAACGTGACAGCGAGGGCAATATCTCGCTTGAAGTCAAAGCAACCGAGGACTATGCCGTCAACGGTGCGCTGTGGTATGCCAAGCACATTGTCGAAAATACAAGCTATAAAAAAGTGTTTGCGTTCGGCAATGCGGGCGATAGCAAGCACCATATTTTGCAACCGCTTTTTGTTGGCATAGACGGCGTCGTCGAGTTAGACGAGGTGCAAACTTTCGAGAATTTCTCGGCTGAAAATATCGAAGAATACTACCGCCGCATCGTACTAGGCGAAACGCCGCCCGAAGATATACAACTTGGCGAAGTCTTGAAACACGCAAAGACTTTGCACGAATATCTACGCACATTTGGCAGTTTGGGCGAGGACGAAAAGCCGCTCGTTGTGTCAGCTATTTTGCTTGCCTTGCGTGAAGAAAAAGAGAAGAATTTTCAACTCGATTCGCTCAATGGTGACATACACGTCACAGATGGCAGCAAGCTATTCAAGGCATTAGAAAGCTGTTTTGCTCGGGCGCAAGTAAGCCCTCAAACCAAACGCGATAGAATACTCAACCAGTTCACGCTTATCAAAGACCGCCCCAAACTCAACGCAAAAGTAAAAACGCTAGGCGATAAAACGCCGCTCCGCTATTTTACCGAATTTATTCGCGAGAACATTTTTAACGCCGTGATTAGCAACTCGGGCGAGGATTTTCTCGGGCGATTTTATAGTGAATTTGTTTCATACTCAGGCGGTGATGGGCAAGCGTTGGGCGTGGTCCTCACGCCCGGACATACTACCGACTTGTTTTGTGACTTGGTGGACTTAAAGCCCGATGATGTGCTGTTTGACCCTTGTTGCGGCACGGGCGGCTTTTTGGTGGCGGGAATGTATCGTCTGCTTGAAATGGCAGCAGACGAACACGCCAAAAATCATGTCAAGGCAAATCAAATTCACGGCGTGGAAGATAGAGAAGATATGTTCGCCATTGCCACCACGAATATGATTTTTCGCGGTGATGGGCGTAGCAATTTGCAATGCGGCGATTTTTTCACCTTTGAGTCGTCCAAATTGCAAATTGACACCGAGGCAACGGTGGGGTTGATGAACCCGCCGTATTCGCAGGGCAGCAAAGAACACCCCTCGCTGTATGAAATTTGCTTTATTCGCCACTTGCTGGATAGCCTTTTGAAAGGCGGCAGAGCGGCGGTTATTGTGCCTGTTTCGACCATGATTGGCAAGTCAAAGGAGGAGAAAGAAATCAAAAAAGAGCTACTCAAACGCCACACATTGGAGGGCGTGATTAGCTGTAACAAAAACACATTCTACGGCGTGGGGACTGTGCCGTGTATCGCCGTGTTTACTTGCGGCAAGCCGCACGACAAGAACAAAATCGTGAAATTTATCAACTTTGAAGATGACGGCTTTGTGGTCAAAAAACATATTGGATTAGTTGAAACGCCCCGCGCTGTTTCGCAAAAGAAATTACTGCTTGATTGTTGGCATGGTCGCACCGAGGACGTGCCGAGCAAGTTCATGGTGCAAACGAAAATCGAGGACACAGACGAGTGGATTCATGCGTTCTATTACTACAACGACGAGGTACCCACCGAGCAAGATTTTATGAACAGTATCGCGGATTATTTGACATTTGAGTTTAATATGATAACGCATGGACGCGGCTATCTCTTTGGGGAGGGCGGCGATAATGCTTGA
- a CDS encoding restriction endonuclease subunit S, whose product MEDYIREREEGLVQQYIAHAEQILRACEVGEVAPLRDKEWGEFVLGKEFSIQSTSSSIDKIKLTEGEGNAPYITRTDRNNGIDSFVREQKGYDVDCGNCITIGLDTQTAFYQPTAFYTGQNIQVLRSEWLNSHIAKFLLPFLKNALSIFSWGSTGATLTRLKRTKILLPMGESGNPDWAYMEQYAKVMMGQQVREYLAYVAR is encoded by the coding sequence ATGGAGGATTATATCCGTGAGCGGGAGGAGGGTTTGGTGCAGCAGTATATTGCCCATGCCGAACAGATTTTGCGCGCGTGTGAGGTGGGTGAGGTTGCACCGTTGCGGGATAAGGAGTGGGGTGAGTTTGTGTTGGGCAAAGAGTTTTCGATACAATCAACCTCCAGCAGTATTGACAAAATCAAATTAACCGAAGGTGAGGGCAATGCCCCCTACATCACGCGTACAGACAGAAACAACGGCATAGATAGCTTTGTGCGTGAACAAAAGGGCTATGATGTTGATTGTGGAAATTGTATTACGATAGGGCTTGATACGCAAACGGCGTTTTATCAACCCACCGCTTTTTACACAGGACAAAACATACAAGTTTTGCGTAGTGAATGGTTGAACTCTCACATCGCAAAATTCCTTTTGCCTTTTCTCAAAAATGCGCTCTCTATTTTTAGTTGGGGTAGCACAGGCGCAACATTAACGCGCCTTAAACGAACAAAAATTCTGCTCCCAATGGGCGAAAGCGGCAATCCCGATTGGGCATATATGGAGCAATATGCAAAGGTTATGATGGGGCAACAAGTGCGAGAGTACTTGGCGTATGTTGCGAGATAA
- a CDS encoding DUF4368 domain-containing protein — MQDDGYTGTNWNRPGWQELIEKVENDEVHCICVKDSTRLGRDYLRAGLYREMFRSRGVRLIAVNDGIDSANGEDDFIPFREIMAEFYARDTSRKVKSVLTAKGKSGKPTINSPPYGFIKDPNDKYKWLVDEPATAVVHRIFQLAMDGMGIHTIARMLAEDKVERPSHYHGRQGNGTRKNDYNPDLPYAWRGTTVANILGALEYCGHLVNLRTRTVDFKSRKTEVKPQDEWLIFENHHAAIISREVFDTVQKLRQTKRRIDTLGYANPLTGLLWCADCGEKMYNFRQSKPRKPTEKKRTDVYHCSTYKIAKKDFQSKCSVHHISTEVTRDIILDILKKTIGYVSNHESEFLEKLRKSSTTQQRETTAAHKKLIAKNDKRLADLARVFHALYEDKALGKITEERFADMTVNYDQEIAAAKSENEKLQTELAELEREKDKTDKFLALVRKYTHFEELTNAMINEFIDKIIVHEGVWSEGVGENGRPRGTRTQQVDVYLKYIGNFAVPDMRTPDEVEQERIAAEKLEQKRKYDRECMRRYMARKRAAQAESTQHQTA, encoded by the coding sequence ATCCAAGACGATGGGTACACAGGCACGAACTGGAACAGACCAGGCTGGCAGGAGTTAATCGAAAAAGTCGAAAATGACGAGGTGCATTGTATCTGTGTTAAAGACAGTACACGGTTAGGGCGCGATTATCTTAGAGCAGGGCTATATCGTGAAATGTTCCGTAGCCGTGGGGTGCGATTGATTGCCGTCAATGATGGCATAGATTCTGCCAACGGTGAGGACGATTTTATACCCTTTCGTGAAATCATGGCAGAGTTTTACGCCCGCGACACTTCCCGCAAAGTTAAATCAGTATTGACCGCAAAAGGTAAGAGCGGAAAGCCCACCATTAACAGCCCGCCTTACGGCTTTATCAAAGACCCAAACGACAAATACAAGTGGCTAGTTGACGAACCCGCGACCGCAGTCGTGCACCGTATTTTTCAGCTTGCAATGGACGGCATGGGCATACACACAATCGCCCGAATGCTTGCCGAGGATAAGGTGGAACGCCCCTCACATTATCACGGCAGACAAGGCAATGGTACTCGCAAAAATGACTATAATCCCGACCTACCCTATGCGTGGCGCGGCACAACTGTCGCAAACATTTTGGGGGCGTTGGAGTATTGCGGACACCTTGTAAATTTACGCACACGCACGGTAGACTTTAAGAGCAGAAAAACAGAAGTAAAGCCGCAAGATGAATGGCTCATTTTTGAAAACCACCACGCCGCCATTATTAGCCGCGAAGTGTTCGACACCGTGCAAAAACTACGGCAAACCAAACGCCGAATTGATACGCTAGGCTATGCCAACCCACTAACTGGCTTATTGTGGTGCGCCGATTGCGGCGAAAAGATGTATAACTTCCGTCAGTCAAAACCGAGAAAGCCCACCGAGAAAAAACGGACAGATGTTTACCATTGCTCAACCTACAAAATCGCCAAAAAAGACTTTCAATCCAAATGTTCAGTTCACCATATCAGCACAGAGGTAACAAGGGATATTATACTCGATATTTTGAAAAAGACAATAGGCTATGTCAGCAATCACGAAAGCGAGTTTTTGGAAAAGCTGCGGAAATCCTCCACCACCCAACAGCGTGAAACGACGGCGGCGCACAAAAAGCTAATTGCTAAAAATGACAAGCGGCTTGCCGACCTTGCGCGGGTTTTTCATGCTCTTTATGAGGACAAGGCTCTCGGAAAAATCACCGAAGAACGCTTTGCCGACATGACAGTAAACTACGACCAAGAAATAGCCGCCGCCAAATCTGAAAATGAGAAACTACAAACAGAACTTGCCGAGTTGGAACGAGAGAAGGACAAAACGGACAAATTCCTTGCATTGGTAAGAAAATATACTCATTTCGAGGAATTGACTAACGCCATGATAAATGAGTTTATCGACAAAATTATAGTCCATGAAGGCGTATGGTCGGAAGGCGTGGGCGAGAATGGCAGACCACGCGGCACACGCACACAGCAGGTAGATGTATACCTCAAATATATTGGCAATTTCGCCGTGCCGGATATGCGGACACCCGATGAAGTCGAGCAAGAGCGTATCGCCGCCGAGAAGTTAGAGCAAAAACGAAAATATGACCGCGAATGTATGCGTAGGTATATGGCGCGAAAACGAGCCGCCCAAGCCGAGAGTACCCAACATCAAACCGCATAA
- a CDS encoding DUF4868 domain-containing protein, with amino-acid sequence MDKAYLEKCLHSAANNFVWNLYFFNRGRKPKNGTRPYEAHRIRFSNNAHLVSYMGEVLNAVNHFQIAPLSQVEIYNGFNTKCSCDRLAINDEIIEECFSSFRNSLTNSAEGNLKDSYHGYILEGQPQSGADGVAVTLMKFANPTAKLKGRKSTYFKKCDNNLLGEITEQFFKMYLTIDAILIEENRYVFNHAFEKVFDMEQTFQKVKAKAIQAIADSGFISNPDTFADYAQSTNARTFVTLDDERMQRAAKGDERVQIGRFSCNGER; translated from the coding sequence ATGGATAAAGCATATCTAGAAAAATGCTTGCATAGTGCCGCAAATAATTTCGTTTGGAACCTCTATTTTTTCAATCGAGGGCGCAAACCCAAAAATGGCACTCGACCATACGAAGCTCATAGAATAAGATTTTCCAATAATGCACATTTAGTTTCTTACATGGGTGAGGTTCTGAATGCCGTAAATCATTTTCAAATTGCCCCTCTAAGCCAAGTTGAAATCTACAACGGTTTTAACACAAAATGTTCATGTGATAGACTTGCCATTAATGATGAGATAATAGAAGAATGCTTTTCTTCATTTAGAAATAGTTTGACCAATTCAGCTGAAGGCAACCTTAAGGATTCTTATCATGGTTACATATTGGAGGGGCAGCCACAAAGCGGAGCAGATGGTGTAGCTGTTACACTTATGAAATTTGCAAATCCCACGGCGAAATTGAAAGGGCGAAAAAGCACTTACTTCAAGAAATGCGATAATAATCTTTTGGGTGAAATCACAGAACAATTTTTTAAAATGTATTTGACTATTGATGCGATTTTAATTGAGGAAAATCGATATGTCTTTAATCATGCCTTTGAAAAGGTTTTCGATATGGAACAAACTTTTCAAAAGGTGAAAGCAAAAGCAATTCAAGCCATTGCAGACTCGGGCTTTATATCAAACCCTGATACTTTTGCAGACTACGCACAAAGCACAAACGCTAGAACGTTTGTGACGCTTGATGATGAGCGGATGCAACGCGCGGCAAAAGGTGATGAACGAGTACAGATTGGTCGATTTTCATGTAACGGTGAACGCTGA